The proteins below are encoded in one region of Rhododendron vialii isolate Sample 1 chromosome 7a, ASM3025357v1:
- the LOC131334570 gene encoding caffeoyl-CoA O-methyltransferase-like, whose translation MDWSPDSARNAYLDTVKLCNQQEHKCSCSTTEPESKEFISALAAGINAKLIVEVTPEASSSTIALAAAARQTGGKLVCILPEPRLDKSQKVIDDSGLNDMVEFKTGDPVDVLPNYESIDFSLVDCKTDNYANFLELLDVNPMRSVVVADNLAEGRKGLEGHVKGMENKGKVRSMKHPIGKGMEVTMIGKSNEVTWKRNQSKGSYSSRARGGSGKKGGGKSKWVIKIDEKSGEEHIFRTT comes from the exons TG TGCAATCAACAAGAACATAAATGTTCATGTTCGACAACAGAGCCTGAGAGCAAGGAATTCATATCAGCCTTAGCAGCAGGCATTAATGCAAAGCTCATTGTTGAAGTCACACCTGAGGCATCCTCATCAACAATAGCATTAGCAGCAGCAGCTAGACAAACTGGAGGCAAGCTTGTGTGCATTCTTCCAGAACCAAGACTTGACAAATCGCAGAAAGTAATAGATGATTCAGGTCTAAACGACATGGTGGAATTCAAAACAGGCGACCCAGTTGATGTCTTGCCAAATTATGAAAGCATTGATTTTTCCCTCGTTGATTGCAAAACTGACAATTATGCGAATTTTCTTGAGTTGTTGGATGTGAATCCCATGAGATCAGTGGTAGTGGCAGATAATTTGGCGGAGGGGAGAAAAGGGCTGGAGGGGCATGTGAAAGGAATGGAAAATAAAGGGAAAGTGCGGTCAATGAAGCATCCGATCGGGAAAGGCATGGAGGTTACTATGATAGGGAAGAGCAATGAGGTGACTTGGAAGAGAAATCAGAGCAAAGGAAGTTATTCTTCTAGAGCAAGAGGTGGGTCAGGGAAGAAGGGTGGTGGTAAAAGCAAATGGGTTATTAAGATTGATGAGAAGAGTGGTGAGGAACATATTTTTAGAACGACTTGA